Proteins encoded by one window of Microcoleus sp. FACHB-68:
- the cas10 gene encoding type III-B CRISPR-associated protein Cas10/Cmr2: MCKAFWQAKIWGLLHEPALKALYPNLGGEGGWERLHCMQGWESPKDPAKHPNSNYSSTWLEYVGLCDLIASASDRTTVGRLPAEHSAILYGSEGLQLHHLLSGKKQTLILNEWHHHITGADSRARTEFLDGVEEAALNEILECDDPQEVFWWLWRCYTQALSTSLGDEPCIHLLPAETRLPDASLWSHATMTSALAGALAGYYDQLEDYPKKNARFLRSRPYVATFSFTPVQELIKASRKMRDFWAGSWLLHYLSAKVCWAIAQKYGPDTLLYPCLYSQPLIDHWLLKKYDFNEWIKQPSDQQLLTAGFPNVLVMILPNNGKNPDDMSGNPVRSAMAYAEAVLKQEWNNLGKEVLAFLQSGNREGSQEWRDINPQTWEGWLKTQWQTYWVALPIGESTAELHHSPRQDKEFKEWIGKQNDFANPYPALFVKSEYRFLEAVFKQTAPQGEDKPSETREEFKARQPNINVGSWWASIFDQVRFNLNSVKNARTWQLPTAFGPRSTVSGLGSVVHPIYDPAKPEWATEGETEQFWSNDMGLFDGIEELNATEVLKRGLHQVLLPVLFPDREDNQPGKVPVLYPDLSSGVAGWLRQMEEQENQEAISYFQGACQEIIKNFPWAKDGKDAPAHLPWGIPWIAKNHDDWLNPRLLNAGWLIDDFHAKNLNPAQPLTLNEQKKAKQDELRRLREQISQGFKPGNNPTDWYVLAAGDGDGMSEWLKGEKLKPYSNYMPDALHEKIKQMPEHLREPFQAFLTVTKRMGPATHSALSRALLDFSNQLVPYLTEERYAGRLIYAGGDDVLAYTNLWEWDKWLWDIRQCFRGDEDEKNEFDDQGDYWRWKGEKNIPEMISPRPLFTMGNTATISFGVVIANHSVPLAIALENLWEAEDEAKEHFYISSEGKTEKKDAVQVRVLYGTGNVLKSTAKFHVFQLWKQLLEAIPDLDAALFEQAATVWSQHPAPVLDAIAPWTQAFCNRRDVFKGDDIRKAKFREALENFLCELWKTTPEKDGEREIQNWLKLAALIIRKREIKLGGES, translated from the coding sequence GTGTGTAAAGCATTCTGGCAAGCCAAAATCTGGGGTTTGCTGCACGAACCGGCACTCAAAGCGTTGTATCCAAACCTGGGTGGGGAAGGCGGATGGGAACGATTGCACTGTATGCAGGGTTGGGAGTCTCCCAAAGATCCAGCAAAACATCCAAATAGCAATTACAGTTCTACTTGGTTGGAATATGTGGGATTGTGCGACTTAATTGCATCAGCAAGTGATCGCACGACAGTTGGTCGGTTGCCGGCTGAACACAGTGCCATATTGTATGGCAGCGAAGGGTTACAGCTGCATCATTTGTTATCTGGGAAAAAACAAACGCTCATTCTTAATGAATGGCATCATCACATTACGGGTGCTGACAGTCGTGCTCGTACAGAATTTCTTGACGGTGTAGAAGAAGCCGCTCTTAATGAAATTCTTGAATGCGACGATCCGCAAGAAGTTTTTTGGTGGTTGTGGCGATGCTATACCCAAGCACTTTCGACTTCTTTGGGAGATGAACCTTGCATTCATCTACTGCCGGCGGAAACTCGTCTTCCTGATGCCTCTCTCTGGAGTCACGCCACGATGACTTCCGCTTTAGCTGGGGCATTAGCCGGCTATTATGACCAACTAGAAGATTACCCGAAAAAAAATGCTCGGTTCTTGCGATCTCGCCCCTACGTGGCGACGTTCAGCTTTACGCCGGTGCAAGAACTGATTAAAGCTAGCCGTAAAATGCGGGATTTCTGGGCCGGCTCTTGGCTATTGCACTATCTTTCTGCCAAAGTTTGTTGGGCGATTGCACAGAAATATGGCCCTGATACGTTGCTCTATCCTTGTTTGTATAGTCAGCCACTGATCGACCACTGGTTATTAAAGAAGTATGACTTTAACGAGTGGATAAAGCAACCGTCAGATCAACAATTACTGACTGCTGGATTTCCGAATGTGTTAGTGATGATTTTGCCGAATAACGGTAAAAATCCTGATGATATGAGTGGCAATCCCGTGCGTTCGGCGATGGCGTATGCCGAAGCAGTCCTTAAACAAGAATGGAATAATTTGGGTAAGGAAGTTTTAGCTTTTCTGCAATCGGGTAATAGAGAAGGAAGCCAAGAGTGGCGCGATATCAATCCTCAAACTTGGGAAGGCTGGCTGAAAACTCAGTGGCAAACTTATTGGGTTGCGCTACCCATTGGTGAGAGCACCGCTGAATTGCACCATTCCCCACGGCAGGATAAGGAATTTAAAGAATGGATCGGCAAACAAAACGACTTTGCCAATCCTTATCCTGCCTTATTTGTAAAGTCGGAATATCGATTTCTTGAAGCCGTTTTTAAACAAACCGCTCCGCAGGGGGAAGACAAGCCATCCGAAACCAGAGAGGAATTTAAAGCCAGACAACCTAATATAAATGTTGGTTCTTGGTGGGCTAGCATTTTTGACCAAGTTCGCTTCAATCTCAATAGTGTTAAGAATGCTCGAACCTGGCAGTTGCCAACAGCTTTTGGCCCCCGTTCAACAGTTTCTGGACTAGGTTCTGTTGTGCATCCTATCTACGATCCGGCAAAACCTGAGTGGGCAACTGAAGGGGAAACCGAGCAATTTTGGTCTAATGATATGGGGTTATTTGATGGCATTGAAGAACTGAATGCCACGGAAGTCCTCAAACGCGGTTTGCATCAAGTTTTGTTGCCGGTGCTGTTTCCAGATCGAGAGGACAATCAGCCGGGAAAAGTCCCTGTTCTCTATCCTGATTTAAGTTCTGGGGTGGCGGGATGGTTGCGGCAAATGGAAGAACAGGAAAATCAGGAGGCAATTTCGTATTTCCAGGGTGCTTGTCAAGAAATTATTAAAAACTTTCCTTGGGCAAAGGATGGAAAAGATGCACCGGCTCATTTACCGTGGGGTATTCCCTGGATTGCTAAAAATCACGACGATTGGCTGAATCCGCGCTTGCTGAATGCCGGCTGGTTGATAGATGATTTTCACGCCAAAAATCTAAATCCCGCTCAACCGTTGACGCTTAATGAGCAAAAGAAAGCTAAACAGGATGAGTTAAGGAGGCTACGAGAGCAGATTTCTCAAGGCTTTAAACCGGGCAATAATCCTACGGATTGGTATGTGCTAGCGGCTGGCGATGGCGATGGCATGAGTGAGTGGTTGAAAGGCGAGAAGCTTAAACCTTACAGCAATTATATGCCCGATGCTTTGCATGAAAAAATTAAGCAGATGCCAGAGCATTTACGAGAGCCATTTCAAGCGTTTTTAACGGTGACAAAGCGCATGGGGCCGGCAACTCACAGCGCGTTGAGTCGGGCTTTGTTAGATTTTTCAAATCAGCTAGTTCCTTATCTCACTGAAGAACGCTATGCCGGCAGGCTCATTTATGCCGGCGGTGATGATGTTCTCGCTTACACGAATCTCTGGGAGTGGGATAAGTGGTTGTGGGATATTCGCCAGTGTTTCCGAGGGGACGAAGATGAGAAAAATGAGTTTGATGATCAGGGAGATTATTGGCGCTGGAAAGGTGAAAAAAATATCCCTGAAATGATTTCTCCTCGTCCTCTGTTTACGATGGGGAATACTGCAACGATTAGTTTTGGAGTTGTGATTGCGAATCATTCGGTTCCTCTGGCAATTGCTCTTGAAAATCTTTGGGAAGCTGAGGATGAAGCAAAGGAACACTTCTATATCTCATCTGAGGGGAAGACGGAAAAGAAAGACGCAGTACAAGTTCGGGTTTTGTACGGCACCGGCAATGTATTGAAATCAACAGCGAAGTTTCATGTTTTTCAGTTGTGGAAGCAACTTTTGGAGGCTATACCCGATCTGGATGCGGCTCTTTTTGAGCAAGCGGCTACTGTGTGGAGTCAGCACCCTGCGCCGGTACTCGATGCAATTGCGCCTTGGACTCAGGCATTTTGCAATCGCCGCGATGTGTTTAAAGGGGATGACATCAGAAAAGCAAAGTTTCGGGAAGCTTTGGAAAATTTTCTGTGTGAACTCTGGAAAACGACTCCAGAAAAAGACGGTGAACGTGAAATTCAAAACTGGCTGAAACTAGCGGCGTTGATTATCCGTAAACGG
- a CDS encoding WYL domain-containing protein, giving the protein MAKHPTLHPYADKLAFERIMLLIATFLQYPGIGCPDSDERTEADHDALQIVQTKLREVAIAYGVEFPEAYPAIPTIRKDLETLRRYGILHRRMYRWGYYLGTGAMNSEELQVAFHALASAAKYQGNPQLRRIYETLEKRLRGLDLELKGEFFYPVQQHINRAIVYTDPQEMMAKGQNKNNLFHQMDVLENAILRGQAIEISRHSDFYGKGRVGPIQVWPIQLIYYEIAWYLIYEHCENGHLAVGRLNRFSNDCKILNPAGRGLEAQQQSLKNAHKLLENGWGLNLGEPEDQQAELQGTLTFQTVKVRFFPPVTRFILEGDRRHPRQKIRRGPKDEFGNLLYVDYQVKLPPRSLQEFLLWVYRHMESAQLLFPPELVEKHRQAAITLVERFR; this is encoded by the coding sequence GTGGCTAAGCATCCAACTCTTCACCCCTACGCAGACAAACTTGCTTTTGAGCGCATAATGCTGCTGATTGCCACCTTTTTGCAGTATCCAGGAATTGGCTGTCCTGACTCTGACGAACGAACAGAGGCAGATCACGACGCCTTGCAAATTGTTCAAACCAAATTACGCGAAGTCGCAATAGCTTATGGGGTGGAGTTTCCCGAAGCTTACCCCGCAATTCCAACGATCCGCAAAGATTTAGAAACCTTACGCCGGTATGGAATTCTCCACCGGCGAATGTATCGCTGGGGTTATTATCTCGGCACCGGCGCGATGAATTCCGAAGAATTGCAAGTGGCATTTCATGCCTTAGCGTCTGCCGCCAAATATCAGGGAAACCCTCAACTTCGCCGGATTTATGAAACTCTAGAAAAACGACTGCGAGGATTAGATTTAGAACTAAAAGGAGAATTTTTCTACCCCGTACAGCAACACATCAATCGCGCAATTGTTTACACTGACCCCCAAGAAATGATGGCAAAGGGTCAAAACAAAAATAACTTATTCCACCAAATGGATGTGTTAGAAAACGCGATTTTGCGGGGTCAAGCAATTGAAATTTCGCGTCATAGCGACTTTTATGGCAAAGGTCGAGTCGGGCCGATCCAAGTCTGGCCGATACAGCTTATTTACTACGAGATTGCCTGGTATCTGATTTATGAACATTGCGAGAATGGGCATCTAGCAGTCGGGCGACTCAATCGATTTAGTAACGACTGCAAAATCCTCAACCCTGCCGGTCGTGGCTTAGAAGCTCAACAGCAGAGTCTAAAAAACGCTCATAAATTGCTAGAAAATGGCTGGGGATTAAACTTGGGAGAACCCGAAGACCAACAAGCAGAATTGCAGGGAACGCTAACGTTTCAAACAGTCAAAGTGCGATTTTTTCCGCCCGTGACTAGGTTTATTTTAGAAGGAGATCGCCGGCATCCCCGTCAAAAAATCCGTCGGGGGCCAAAAGACGAGTTCGGAAACTTGCTTTATGTAGATTATCAGGTGAAATTACCGCCAAGATCGCTGCAAGAATTTCTGCTTTGGGTTTACCGGCACATGGAAAGTGCTCAACTGCTATTTCCACCTGAATTAGTAGAAAAACATCGCCAAGCAGCAATCACGTTAGTTGAGCGATTCCGCTAG
- a CDS encoding PAS domain-containing protein, with product MTIKVKATQSEDIFSDGREIASVMRSLNWSETAIGSIEHWPQSLRTAVSICLASRFPMMILWGAELVQLYNDSYATLVGTQQPTAMGQPARECSTQDWQIHAPIYEAVFSSAQVTYLENQQFLIERTGYLEESYFTLCYSPIRDESGGVGGILITFLETTGSVIDQRRSQTLRELASHSAEARSAGEACNLAARSLAGNPADIPFALFYLLDTQGTSAHLVATAGLEAGTPASPRFVNFAEPSETWPLAAVVRTAHSQQVDNLEAKFGSLPGGIWPDSPQTAVILPIASPASEHPAGLLVAGISPRLSPDSSYRRFLELVAGEVATAVSSGINWEENRKLSELTGQAQAESTPNQIVNILESLTDAFIALDSQWRITYLNKEAAKLTSQQPEELIGKILWQVWPWSAGTLLEQEYRRALADQVAVHFEVLCGPQDQWLDIHAYPSADGLGIYYRDITERKRAEEVLRTTDERFRLLAESIPQIVWMAHPNGKAEYFNQGWFEYTGLEPSQGWASEQVLHPEDLPRCLEVWKAAWKAGESYTIEYRLRRASDGTYRWHLGRALPQRDSEGRIIKWYGTITDIDDQKQAEKSFRFLTELDERMRRLSDPEEIISTVVNAVGEFLQVARCTYGEWDTENNIVCVYSDYCQGVSSLAGTYPLKEFGADIIDDLKAERIIVNRDVKTDPRTAGTIYQAICESVGVRAYVFVPLVKDEQCVCHLAVQTSGAPRMWTSEEVSVLQKVTERIWLMVENARLNRATTEALRQSQQHAGQLHGLTEAALAINSALSIQEVLETITQQARSIIGAHQSVTSMSVDQNWAQAINSVSLSDKYAAWRDYEAVTDGSGIYTCVCHLNRPMRLTQAELEVHPKWRGFGEEAQNHPPLRGWLAAPLVGSDGHNIGLIQLSDKYDGEFTEEDEAIIVQLAQMASVAVENTRLYEAEQRARTQAEAANRIKDEFLAVLSHELRSPLNPILGWSKLLRSRNLPPAKVAYAIETIERNALLQSQLIEDLLDVSRILRGKLSLNIYPVDLANVIEAALETVRLAAEAKSIEIETVFDANVGKVSGDPNRLQQVIWNLLSNAVKFTPAGGRVTLKLQSAGIHAQIQVSDTGQGINPEFLPFVFDYFRQEDSTTTRSFGGLGLGLAIVRHLVELHGGTVQATSFGENQGATFTIQLPLMRVEPALPEADVLPPNALNLAGIRVLVVEDDADSRSLLVFLLEEYGASVQAVSSAFEALEVISQTGEFANVQEQPDILLSDIGMAQMDGYMLIREIRAMPADRGGQIPAIALTAYAGEIDQQQILNAGFQKHITKPVEPAFLAGEIAQLLASRTQNNEL from the coding sequence GTGACTATTAAGGTAAAAGCAACTCAGTCTGAAGATATCTTTAGCGATGGCAGAGAAATCGCATCTGTCATGCGGTCTTTAAACTGGTCAGAGACAGCCATTGGTTCAATCGAGCATTGGCCGCAGAGTTTACGCACAGCAGTGAGTATCTGCTTAGCTTCCCGCTTCCCCATGATGATCCTCTGGGGGGCAGAACTCGTGCAACTCTACAACGACAGCTATGCAACCCTTGTCGGTACACAGCAGCCAACCGCAATGGGCCAGCCGGCACGAGAATGCAGCACCCAAGACTGGCAGATCCATGCCCCAATTTATGAAGCCGTATTTTCCTCCGCACAAGTAACATACTTAGAAAACCAGCAGTTTCTCATCGAACGCACCGGCTATTTAGAAGAAAGTTACTTCACACTCTGCTATAGCCCAATCCGCGACGAAAGCGGCGGCGTTGGTGGCATTTTAATCACATTTTTAGAAACCACCGGCTCAGTCATCGATCAACGACGTTCGCAAACCCTGCGCGAGTTAGCATCCCACAGCGCCGAGGCGAGAAGTGCCGGCGAAGCCTGTAATCTGGCAGCACGCAGCCTTGCCGGCAACCCCGCAGATATTCCCTTTGCTCTGTTCTACCTGCTAGACACTCAGGGGACAAGTGCACATCTGGTTGCCACCGCAGGACTGGAAGCCGGCACACCCGCAAGTCCCCGATTTGTCAACTTCGCAGAACCATCCGAAACCTGGCCCTTAGCCGCCGTGGTGCGGACTGCTCACAGCCAACAAGTCGATAACTTAGAGGCGAAATTTGGCTCGCTGCCGGGAGGAATTTGGCCCGACTCGCCCCAGACAGCTGTGATTTTGCCCATTGCATCACCGGCATCCGAACATCCAGCCGGCCTGCTTGTTGCCGGAATTAGCCCCAGGCTTTCCCCAGACAGCAGCTACCGGCGCTTTTTAGAGTTAGTTGCCGGCGAAGTGGCAACCGCCGTCAGCAGTGGCATCAACTGGGAAGAAAATCGCAAATTGTCTGAGTTAACCGGACAGGCTCAAGCAGAGTCCACACCTAACCAGATCGTTAATATCCTCGAAAGCCTTACCGATGCCTTTATTGCCTTAGATAGCCAGTGGCGAATCACTTACCTCAATAAAGAGGCCGCAAAACTTACCAGCCAACAGCCAGAAGAATTAATTGGTAAAATTCTTTGGCAAGTGTGGCCCTGGTCAGCCGGCACCCTTTTAGAGCAAGAATACCGCCGCGCCCTTGCCGATCAAGTCGCTGTTCATTTTGAGGTTCTCTGCGGACCCCAAGATCAGTGGCTAGATATCCACGCTTACCCATCCGCTGATGGTCTCGGTATTTATTATCGGGATATCACAGAACGCAAGCGCGCAGAAGAGGTGCTGCGAACCACCGACGAGCGATTTCGCCTACTCGCCGAATCGATCCCGCAAATTGTCTGGATGGCTCACCCCAACGGCAAAGCAGAATACTTTAACCAAGGCTGGTTTGAATACACAGGACTGGAACCAAGTCAAGGATGGGCATCTGAGCAGGTGCTGCATCCTGAAGACTTGCCCCGGTGTCTTGAAGTTTGGAAAGCCGCCTGGAAAGCCGGTGAATCTTACACAATCGAGTACCGATTAAGACGTGCAAGTGATGGCACGTATCGCTGGCACTTGGGTCGAGCCTTACCCCAGCGAGACTCGGAAGGGCGAATTATCAAGTGGTATGGAACCATTACAGATATTGACGACCAAAAGCAGGCAGAGAAATCTTTCCGCTTTTTGACAGAACTTGATGAACGAATGCGTCGCCTCTCAGATCCAGAAGAAATAATTTCCACTGTGGTGAATGCAGTTGGGGAATTTCTTCAGGTCGCCCGCTGTACTTATGGCGAGTGGGATACCGAGAACAATATCGTGTGTGTCTATAGCGATTACTGTCAGGGCGTTTCCAGTCTTGCCGGCACCTATCCCCTCAAGGAATTTGGCGCTGACATCATTGACGATCTCAAAGCCGAGCGGATCATTGTCAATCGAGATGTGAAAACCGATCCCCGCACTGCCGGCACGATTTATCAAGCGATCTGCGAGTCGGTTGGCGTTCGCGCCTATGTGTTCGTTCCGTTAGTAAAAGACGAACAATGTGTCTGCCATTTAGCTGTTCAGACTTCCGGTGCACCGCGTATGTGGACATCCGAAGAAGTATCAGTTTTGCAGAAAGTGACTGAACGCATCTGGCTAATGGTTGAAAATGCCCGACTCAATCGCGCCACCACAGAAGCATTGAGGCAATCGCAGCAGCACGCCGGCCAGTTGCACGGGTTAACGGAGGCTGCACTCGCCATTAATTCTGCACTTTCGATTCAAGAAGTGCTGGAAACGATCACGCAACAGGCACGTTCAATTATTGGGGCGCACCAGTCCGTGACGAGCATGAGTGTTGACCAAAACTGGGCGCAAGCGATCAACAGTGTTTCGCTCTCAGACAAGTATGCAGCATGGCGAGATTATGAGGCTGTGACCGATGGTTCGGGCATTTACACCTGTGTTTGCCATCTGAACCGGCCCATGCGGCTGACTCAGGCAGAACTAGAAGTTCATCCCAAATGGCGGGGATTTGGTGAAGAAGCCCAAAATCACCCACCCCTGCGCGGTTGGTTAGCCGCACCGCTTGTCGGGTCAGATGGACACAATATCGGTTTGATTCAGTTATCAGATAAGTACGACGGTGAATTTACAGAAGAAGATGAAGCAATTATTGTGCAATTGGCGCAGATGGCTTCTGTTGCAGTAGAAAACACCCGACTTTATGAAGCCGAACAGCGTGCTCGCACTCAGGCGGAAGCGGCGAACCGAATTAAAGATGAATTTCTGGCGGTACTTTCTCATGAATTGCGCTCTCCACTAAACCCGATTTTGGGCTGGTCAAAGCTTCTTCGCAGCCGCAATTTACCGCCGGCAAAAGTTGCTTATGCGATTGAAACGATTGAGCGCAATGCACTTTTGCAGTCGCAACTGATTGAAGATTTGTTAGATGTTTCTCGCATTCTCCGGGGCAAGCTGAGTTTAAATATTTATCCCGTTGACTTGGCAAATGTGATTGAGGCAGCTTTGGAAACGGTGCGCTTGGCGGCTGAAGCGAAGTCTATTGAGATTGAAACAGTATTTGATGCGAATGTGGGAAAAGTTTCTGGCGATCCCAATCGCTTACAGCAAGTGATTTGGAATTTGCTATCAAATGCGGTTAAGTTTACACCGGCAGGCGGTCGGGTTACGTTGAAATTGCAAAGTGCCGGTATTCACGCTCAAATCCAAGTCAGTGATACGGGGCAAGGAATTAACCCGGAGTTTTTACCCTTCGTGTTTGATTATTTCCGCCAAGAGGATAGCACGACAACCCGAAGTTTTGGGGGGTTGGGGTTAGGATTGGCGATTGTGCGTCATTTAGTAGAACTGCACGGCGGGACGGTGCAAGCAACCAGTTTTGGAGAGAATCAAGGGGCAACTTTTACGATTCAACTACCTTTAATGAGGGTTGAGCCGGCCCTTCCTGAAGCCGATGTTTTGCCCCCAAACGCATTGAATTTGGCAGGGATTCGGGTATTGGTTGTGGAGGATGATGCGGATAGCCGGTCGTTGTTAGTGTTTTTGCTGGAAGAGTATGGCGCTTCTGTGCAGGCTGTGAGTTCTGCGTTTGAGGCACTAGAGGTGATTTCCCAAACGGGAGAGTTTGCTAACGTACAAGAGCAACCCGATATTTTGTTGAGCGATATTGGGATGGCGCAGATGGATGGTTATATGTTGATTCGTGAAATTCGAGCGATGCCGGCAGATAGAGGCGGGCAAATTCCGGCGATTGCGTTGACTGCTTATGCGGGAGAAATAGATCAGCAGCAGATTCTCAATGCGGGATTTCAAAAACATATTACTAAGCCGGTGGAACCTGCTTTTTTAGCCGGTGAGATTGCCCAGTTACTCGCTTCGCGTACACAGAATAATGAGCTATAG
- a CDS encoding helix-turn-helix transcriptional regulator: protein MVEQPLIGKLVRELRQEMGLTQEKFAAKIGVTFPTINRWENGRAKPSPLAMEKIMAMLHTLGDRGKALLSKYFAEKELGL, encoded by the coding sequence GTGGTAGAACAACCATTGATTGGTAAGCTAGTTCGGGAACTACGGCAAGAAATGGGGCTGACGCAGGAGAAGTTTGCAGCCAAAATAGGCGTGACATTTCCAACAATTAACCGCTGGGAGAATGGGCGGGCCAAACCTTCACCCCTAGCAATGGAAAAAATTATGGCCATGCTGCACACCCTGGGTGATCGGGGTAAAGCATTGCTATCCAAATATTTTGCAGAAAAGGAGCTGGGTTTGTGA
- a CDS encoding tetratricopeptide repeat protein, translated as MKLKVLIGIPVTLILAATWKTGKNTEVGGMPVMAQAAERECVHIGHIIQATDTVRLQRFGVGEFSPTSLGAKLCAGDRLQVAGSANAAFHCFEKNDFISVPPGKPWEVSAHCPQPSNSISSPDGPIPNPRGNQGQLNIITPSHNTALLNFRPVFRWDGFDGASSYTLHLEGVGVNWTRAGVTGTELAYPSEESELQYGNTYSLTIIAENNKSTENLAQETVRFSTLDEDEAEVVRKRKQEIEEKRFAEEAQVLALVGLYRQYNLNVDAIAILEASLKGVMETADVYLTLGELYMQVGQYEQALKHYKQALDLAISTGNIAAQAEAEIQIIKLDKAQKVVGF; from the coding sequence ATGAAACTTAAAGTATTAATAGGAATCCCTGTTACCCTAATCTTGGCCGCTACTTGGAAGACTGGCAAAAACACAGAGGTAGGGGGAATGCCGGTGATGGCACAAGCTGCCGAGCGCGAATGTGTTCATATTGGACATATAATCCAGGCGACTGATACTGTGCGGCTTCAGCGTTTTGGAGTGGGTGAATTTTCGCCTACCAGTTTGGGTGCGAAGCTTTGTGCCGGTGATCGTTTGCAGGTAGCCGGCAGTGCTAATGCCGCCTTCCATTGTTTTGAGAAGAATGATTTTATCAGTGTGCCTCCTGGCAAACCGTGGGAAGTCAGCGCTCACTGTCCCCAACCAAGCAACTCGATCTCCTCTCCAGATGGTCCTATTCCGAATCCTCGTGGTAATCAGGGGCAGTTAAACATTATCACTCCCTCCCATAATACTGCACTGCTCAATTTCAGGCCGGTGTTTCGCTGGGATGGGTTTGATGGAGCCAGCAGTTATACACTACATCTGGAAGGAGTTGGGGTAAATTGGACAAGAGCCGGTGTAACGGGAACTGAACTGGCTTATCCGTCTGAAGAGTCTGAGCTGCAATACGGAAATACTTATTCACTAACAATTATCGCTGAAAATAACAAATCTACTGAAAATTTAGCGCAGGAAACTGTAAGATTTTCGACGCTTGATGAAGATGAAGCTGAAGTTGTCAGAAAGAGAAAACAAGAGATTGAGGAAAAAAGGTTTGCTGAAGAAGCGCAAGTTCTCGCTTTAGTTGGGCTTTATCGGCAGTACAATCTTAATGTTGATGCGATTGCGATTTTAGAAGCTTCGCTTAAGGGAGTAATGGAAACAGCAGATGTTTATCTCACCCTCGGCGAATTATATATGCAGGTGGGGCAGTATGAACAAGCTTTGAAGCATTACAAACAAGCGCTTGATTTGGCAATATCTACGGGAAATATAGCGGCGCAAGCAGAAGCGGAAATTCAGATAATAAAGCTTGATAAGGCACAGAAAGTAGTAGGATTTTAG